The following is a genomic window from Pseudomonas purpurea.
GCCCGATGATCACCCCGGCAAACAGGTAACCGAGCACGGCGCCCAGTTGCAGGCGTTTGGCCAAAGGCACGGTGAGCACGGCCGCGAACAGGAACACGACAGCGGCTTGCAACAGATTGCCTTCATGGGGCATGGGCTTACTCCGGGGTGACGGTAGAACGGTCGACGAAAAGGCGCAGAAGGACCGGGTTGCAATCCTGGACGCAGCGCTCAGGATAAAGGCTGAACCTGGATCCGTCAGTCTTGCGCTGCAATTCTCGGTGTTTGGGCGACGGTGTGGCGTTCAGGCCACCGCCTGTTGTTGTGCGCTGTTGAAGGGCGTTCCCAGCAACGGCGGCATCGGGCAGTCCAGCAAATCGGCCACGGCGCGCATCAGCTCGGCCTCGGCGGCGCTGACTTTGCCGTCGTGTTCGATGCAGCGGGCCATGGCGCGCAGGAGCAGCAGTTTTGCTTCAGGCTTGAGTTGGCGCAGGCGCTGGAGTGCGGTGTCGAGGGTGTTCAGGTCCAGGCTGACGTGTTCAGGCGCGTCGAAGGGGAAGAGCACCCAAGCGTGGGCGAGGGTTTTACGCGCCCGATCGGGGCGTTGTTGTCCCACCGTGGCCAGCACGCCGAGCAGGGTGGCGATTTCGTTGGTGCATTCGCTCAGGTTGAATGTGAACGGCACCGCAGTCGCGCCCAGGACGTTGCGATCGATGATCCGCAACAGCGTCCACTCCAGCAGTTCGACGTTCTGGTCCATCTGGATGAACGACTCAAGGTTGTCCCGAAATTGCTTGAATTGCTGCTTGCCCAGGCGCTTGAGTGCCGGGATCGCCAGGTCGATCAGCGGCAGGCGCAGGCCTGGGTCCAGCGCCGCCAGCGCAATGCCTTGGCCCTGCATGGCATTGACCATCTCCACACCGATTTTTTCCTGAAAGCGAAAATAATCATCCATGTGCACCGCCCCCGCGCGCGAGAACCACAGGCTGTACACCAGCGCCTGCGCGCCCTTGCAGCGGTGGGCCGCGTCTTTCAGTTCCCGGGGCAAACGTGCGAGTACCTGCTGCGCCTCGGCCAGATGCGCGGGTTGAGGATCACCGATGCGGGCAATCGATTGCTCGATGGCCTCCATGTCGAGAATCACCGCCGTCGCTTCACTGGATAACAGGTTGAACGTCGCGTTCCACTCCAGCGGCGGTACGCTGATGTTTTCCGCCGAGGGCAGGGCGGCAATGCTTGGAAGCGTGCCATCCCAGTGCGGGTCAACGCGCAGGATGCGCTTGCGCAGCGACGGGTGAGTGGCGCTCCAGCAGCTGAGCCCTGCGGCGAGTCCCGGGCCAAAATACAAATGGCTGAATTCGGCAGCGTGTTCGGCCGTCAGTCGAGAGCCTTGTGCATAGCCGCCGATTTTTTTCAGGGCGCCGGCGATGCTGTCCGGGTTGCGAGTGAACTGCACGGCCGAGGCGTCGGCCAGGTATTCGCGCTGGCGGCTGACGGCGGCTTTGATCAACCCGCCAAACAGCGTGCCGATAAAACCCGCTACGCACAGGACCAACCCCACCGCACCCAGCGCGCCGTTTTGGCTGTTGTTGCTGGAGGAGGTGTTGCTACTGCTGTTTGAGCGTCCCTGGCCGCGCAACAACACGCGCCCCACCAGGCCCAGCATCAGAATGCCGTGTACCAGCGCCACCAGCCGGGTGTTGATGCGCATGTCACCGTTGTAGATGTGGCTGAACTCGTGGGCGATCACCCCTTGCATTTCATCGCGCGAGAGCAGTTGGATCGCGCCTTGCGTCACGCCGATCACGGCGTCCTGAGGCGTCAGCCCGGCAGCAAAGGCGTTGATGCCGGTGTCCGGCAGCACGTACACCCACGGCACGGGTGTGCCGGAGGCCAGGGCCATTTCTTCGACGATGTTGAGCAGGCGATGTTCTTCCGGGCTTTGCTGAACGATGTTCAGCAGGCGTCCGCCCAGGCGTTTGGCGATGACCTTGCCGCCGTGTCGCAGCTCGTACATCTTGGCCAGGCTGCCGACCACCACCACGCTCACCACGATCGCCGAGGCGATGGCCACGGTTTGCCAGTCCGGCGTCATCCAGCCTTTCTTGAAACCTTGAAACTCGGCCCATACCAGCGTCACCGCAACACTGGTAATGGCGATCAGGCAGATAACGGCCAGCGTCATCAGGACGATCAAGAGGCCGGTGCGCCGTTTGGCGTGGCGCTGGTGCTGGAAAAAATTCATCAAGCCATCCGTGGGCAGAAAGTCAGAACGATACCTTGGGCGCGGCTTGAATCAGCGGGCTGTCGGCGAACGTCAGCAGGCTGGCGTCGCTGCCGTGACCGAATGCGCCGGCCAGCAGCACTGGCGGGAACATCTGCTTGTAGGTGTTGT
Proteins encoded in this region:
- a CDS encoding M48 family metallopeptidase, which codes for MNFFQHQRHAKRRTGLLIVLMTLAVICLIAITSVAVTLVWAEFQGFKKGWMTPDWQTVAIASAIVVSVVVVGSLAKMYELRHGGKVIAKRLGGRLLNIVQQSPEEHRLLNIVEEMALASGTPVPWVYVLPDTGINAFAAGLTPQDAVIGVTQGAIQLLSRDEMQGVIAHEFSHIYNGDMRINTRLVALVHGILMLGLVGRVLLRGQGRSNSSSNTSSSNNSQNGALGAVGLVLCVAGFIGTLFGGLIKAAVSRQREYLADASAVQFTRNPDSIAGALKKIGGYAQGSRLTAEHAAEFSHLYFGPGLAAGLSCWSATHPSLRKRILRVDPHWDGTLPSIAALPSAENISVPPLEWNATFNLLSSEATAVILDMEAIEQSIARIGDPQPAHLAEAQQVLARLPRELKDAAHRCKGAQALVYSLWFSRAGAVHMDDYFRFQEKIGVEMVNAMQGQGIALAALDPGLRLPLIDLAIPALKRLGKQQFKQFRDNLESFIQMDQNVELLEWTLLRIIDRNVLGATAVPFTFNLSECTNEIATLLGVLATVGQQRPDRARKTLAHAWVLFPFDAPEHVSLDLNTLDTALQRLRQLKPEAKLLLLRAMARCIEHDGKVSAAEAELMRAVADLLDCPMPPLLGTPFNSAQQQAVA